In a genomic window of Candidatus Methylomirabilota bacterium:
- a CDS encoding ATP-binding cassette domain-containing protein produces the protein MTAPARLRTERLTRSFGSLLAVDAVDFEVPPGELRAIIGPNGAGKSTFFKLISDELAPTYMLYFFHTLFSHGNLFNVGAQRQSGYVREEGLGWLRPENRDDFLRALQGFRRVTMEDLKRNERLCWGAPADVRDALIGLADALGAGTLLLQFNQGAMPHEMFVNPIRRFAAEVLPAVRRHTVTKVAIG, from the coding sequence GTGACGGCGCCCGCCCGGCTGCGGACCGAGCGCCTGACCAGGAGCTTCGGGAGCCTGCTGGCGGTCGACGCCGTGGACTTCGAGGTCCCGCCCGGCGAGCTCCGCGCGATCATCGGCCCGAACGGGGCCGGCAAGAGCACGTTCTTCAAGCTGATCTCGGACGAGCTCGCGCCGACCTACATGCTCTACTTCTTCCACACGTTGTTCAGCCACGGCAACCTCTTCAACGTCGGCGCGCAGCGGCAGAGCGGCTACGTGCGCGAGGAGGGCCTCGGCTGGCTGCGGCCCGAGAATCGCGACGACTTCCTGCGCGCGCTCCAGGGCTTCCGGCGCGTGACCATGGAGGATCTGAAGCGCAACGAGAGGCTCTGCTGGGGCGCGCCCGCCGACGTGCGCGACGCGCTGATCGGGCTCGCCGACGCCCTCGGCGCCGGCACGCTGCTCCTGCAGTTCAACCAGGGCGCCATGCCCCACGAGATGTTCGTGAACCCGATCCGGCGGTTCGCGGCGGAGGTCCTGCCGGCCGTGCGCCGGCACACCGTGACGAAGGTGGCGATCGGCTGA
- a CDS encoding amidase has protein sequence MTTAAATLAAVGLAGRLPAQVPAVQDPTDLTLRQASEALRRGRVSSVDLTRACLVRIDRYQGALNAFITVTPGPALAQARALDDELRNGKWRGVLHGIPIALKDNFDTAGVRTTAASALFADRVPSADAEVVRRLKAAGVVLLGKLNMDEFAAGGNSTITYFGPVHNPWALDRSAGGSSGGSGAAVAAGLCFGALGTDTTGSLRIPAAFCGVVGLKPTYGRVSAQGVIPLSWTLDHVGTIARTVEDTALLLQAIAGHDPSDLASANVPVPDYVTGSTMTTAGLRLGVPRAHFYDKLDAEVAEAVQRAIEVLRGLVASVRDVQLPPLMTAPQVVAEEMAAYHADWFAKASHLYQLPTRRSLEQWAKLPAVDYVLARREIDQLRQEASKIFTGVDLLVTPTVKIQPRTIEESIKRAESERPFPPEPGDTSAFNVLGLPAISVPCGFTKAGLPIGLQIVGARFDEARVLAMAHAYERATEWHKRRPRLPGDGGT, from the coding sequence GTGACGACCGCCGCCGCGACCCTCGCCGCGGTCGGGCTCGCCGGCCGACTGCCCGCTCAGGTTCCGGCCGTCCAGGACCCGACCGATCTGACGCTTCGCCAGGCCTCGGAGGCGCTGCGCCGTGGACGGGTGTCGTCCGTGGACCTGACCCGGGCCTGCCTCGTCAGGATCGACAGGTATCAGGGCGCGCTGAACGCGTTCATCACGGTGACGCCGGGGCCCGCGCTGGCTCAGGCGCGTGCCCTCGACGACGAGCTGCGAAACGGAAAGTGGCGTGGGGTGCTTCACGGCATCCCCATCGCGCTGAAGGACAACTTCGACACCGCCGGCGTGCGGACCACCGCCGCCAGCGCCCTGTTCGCCGATCGCGTTCCGTCTGCAGACGCGGAGGTCGTGCGGAGGCTCAAGGCCGCGGGTGTGGTGCTGCTGGGGAAGCTGAACATGGACGAATTCGCCGCGGGCGGCAATTCGACGATCACGTACTTCGGTCCCGTGCACAACCCGTGGGCCCTGGACCGATCCGCCGGCGGATCGTCGGGGGGCTCGGGTGCCGCGGTCGCCGCCGGACTCTGTTTCGGCGCCCTCGGCACCGATACGACGGGGTCCCTTCGGATCCCCGCCGCGTTCTGCGGGGTGGTCGGCCTCAAGCCGACGTATGGCCGGGTCAGCGCTCAGGGCGTCATTCCACTCTCCTGGACGCTCGATCACGTCGGGACGATCGCGAGAACCGTCGAGGATACGGCGCTGCTCCTCCAGGCGATCGCGGGCCACGACCCATCCGACCTGGCGAGCGCCAACGTTCCGGTGCCGGATTACGTGACGGGCTCGACGATGACGACGGCCGGCCTGCGCCTCGGAGTGCCCCGCGCGCACTTCTACGACAAGCTCGACGCGGAGGTCGCCGAGGCCGTCCAGCGGGCGATCGAGGTCCTGCGTGGGCTCGTGGCAAGCGTCCGCGACGTCCAGCTTCCACCCCTCATGACCGCTCCGCAGGTCGTGGCGGAGGAGATGGCCGCCTACCACGCGGATTGGTTCGCGAAGGCGTCACACCTCTACCAACTGCCGACCCGCCGCAGCCTCGAGCAGTGGGCGAAGCTCCCCGCGGTCGATTACGTTCTGGCGCGGCGGGAGATCGACCAGCTGCGACAGGAGGCCTCCAAGATCTTCACGGGCGTCGACTTGCTCGTGACACCGACGGTCAAGATTCAACCGCGGACGATCGAGGAAAGCATCAAGCGAGCCGAGTCGGAGCGCCCGTTTCCGCCCGAGCCGGGCGACACCAGCGCGTTCAACGTCCTCGGCCTGCCGGCGATCTCCGTCCCGTGCGGGTTCACGAAGGCCGGTCTGCCGATCGGGCTGCAGATCGTCGGCGCGCGCTTCGACGAAGCGCGCGTGCTCGCGATGGCGCACGCCTACGAGCGGGCGACCGAGTGGCACAAGCGGCGGCCACGCCTGCCCGGTGACGGCGGCACGTGA
- a CDS encoding dihydroorotase family protein, protein MPRYDLAVLGGTVVVPYVGALRCDVGVRDGRVAALADAIAPAEAGAVVDARGKLVLPGAVDSHFHIGIYRDLAHDAESETRSALVGGVTTVLSYFRTGQHYLNKTGPYRTIFPEVVAATAGHAHADFGYHIGIMTSAQLDEVDWLVAEQGVGSFKYYMFYKGLNLTSDSTRGTDYTMSDVYDLGHLYRLMAEVAAASAKHGARGRVSLSLHCEQAELIRVFIEEVKRAGPGGLEGYHRSRPPLSERLSIAEAMVLADATRCPVNLLHLSSAEAVAAGTQGRREYPHLDIRLETTVHHLALTHATAHGILGKVNPPIRTEADREALWRAVLDGRIDTVVSDHACCAEEDKQRDLWAALPGFGGTALLYPYLVSEGLKRGLSLARIAELASANPARAFGLYPKKGALAVGADADLVVLDPEREQVVTPALLQSAQDFTPFAGLRVRGWPTHTVLHGEVVFENGKVRGRPAGRYLPRPAG, encoded by the coding sequence ATGCCCCGTTACGACCTCGCGGTCCTCGGCGGCACCGTCGTCGTCCCGTACGTCGGTGCGCTCCGGTGCGACGTGGGCGTCCGCGACGGCCGCGTCGCCGCGCTCGCCGACGCGATCGCCCCCGCGGAGGCGGGCGCCGTCGTGGACGCGCGCGGCAAGCTCGTGCTCCCGGGCGCGGTGGACTCGCACTTCCACATCGGCATCTACCGCGATCTCGCCCACGACGCCGAAAGCGAGACGCGCTCGGCGCTCGTCGGCGGCGTCACGACGGTGCTGAGCTACTTCCGGACGGGCCAGCACTATCTCAACAAGACCGGGCCGTACCGGACGATCTTCCCCGAAGTCGTGGCGGCGACCGCCGGCCACGCGCACGCGGACTTCGGCTACCACATCGGCATCATGACGTCGGCGCAGCTCGACGAGGTGGACTGGCTCGTCGCGGAGCAAGGGGTCGGCTCGTTCAAGTACTACATGTTCTACAAGGGACTGAACCTCACGTCGGACTCGACCCGCGGCACGGACTACACGATGTCCGACGTCTACGACCTCGGCCACCTCTATCGCCTCATGGCCGAGGTGGCGGCGGCCTCCGCGAAGCACGGCGCGCGCGGGCGCGTGTCGCTCTCGCTCCACTGCGAGCAGGCCGAGCTGATCCGCGTCTTCATCGAGGAGGTGAAACGCGCGGGGCCGGGCGGGCTCGAGGGCTACCACCGGTCCCGGCCGCCCCTCAGCGAGCGGCTCTCGATCGCCGAGGCGATGGTGCTGGCCGACGCGACGCGCTGCCCGGTGAACCTGCTCCACCTCTCGAGCGCCGAGGCCGTGGCGGCGGGGACGCAGGGCCGCCGAGAATACCCGCACCTCGACATCCGGCTCGAGACGACGGTGCACCATCTCGCCCTCACGCACGCGACGGCGCACGGGATCCTCGGCAAGGTGAACCCGCCGATCCGCACGGAGGCCGACCGCGAGGCGCTCTGGCGGGCGGTGCTCGACGGGCGGATCGACACGGTCGTGAGCGACCACGCGTGCTGCGCCGAGGAGGACAAGCAGCGCGACCTCTGGGCGGCGCTGCCCGGGTTCGGCGGCACGGCGCTGCTCTACCCGTACCTCGTCTCCGAGGGACTGAAGCGCGGTCTGTCGCTCGCGCGCATCGCCGAGCTCGCGAGCGCGAACCCGGCGCGCGCCTTCGGCCTCTACCCCAAGAAGGGCGCGCTCGCCGTCGGCGCCGACGCCGACCTCGTCGTGCTCGACCCTGAGCGCGAGCAGGTCGTGACTCCCGCGCTGCTCCAGTCGGCGCAGGACTTCACGCCGTTCGCCGGCCTGCGGGTGCGCGGCTGGCCCACCCACACGGTGCTCCACGGCGAGGTCGTGTTCGAGAACGGCAAGGTGCGGGGCCGGCCGGCGGGCCGATACCTCCCGCGGCCGGCCGGC